GCTGTCATCCCATCTCGTGCAGGCTGTGGTTTAGACTTTTGATGTGGAATAATGGGAGCAGTACTGATACGGAACAATGCTCATACAACAGGGACTGGTTTGGGCTCTAACTCCCTATCAGCTGAGAGCACCACGTTTCCTTAGCGTGCTGCTAGTCTGAGGCTCGTGGTTCGGTTCTGTCATCCAGGTGTCAACACCAGGGGAGGAGAAATGCCCGGTAATTCACAAAATAACAGCTGGGTAGGGGCATTTGCTTGTCCAGCTTCTCTCAGTGTTCTTGTGGAAGCTGACCTGTACGTTGAGGTGATGCTgacctgtgctggggctggttgGTCAAATTCAGGGACAGCATCTCTTTCTGGGCAGGGTAGGTGAGACACAGCTGACTTATTGCCAAAGTTCTGAGTAAAAgaagctgtaatttttttttcttttgggaaatCACTGTATTCCTAGAGCAGAAGAGCAAAACTACTCCTCATTGTGTTTGTGCTCTAGAGGCATCCATCCCCTCTTTGAATTTGCCTCTAATCTTTAACTTTAGCAcctttcctatttattttctctttgttcaaGAAGGTTTGGAGAGCTGATAGCTAAATCTCTGCAGacatttctcttcttcctgcccGCCAAACGTACCACTGGCTACTTAAACCCTGGAGATGCTGAGGAAGCTTTGCTGCAGGGGATGCCCAGCGCAGCAGCTGATCTGTGGCAGTAGGGCACTCACATGGCCCTGTggctctctgttcccagcttgCGGTGCTGCAAGGCCCCGTCCTGTGCTTCAGGACAGTGTCACTTTCCCCTGTAACAATATCCTTTCATCTCCCGGTTCGCATGCTCCGCTGCACTCCGGGATGGCCGGGCACAAAGAGTGCCTTATTATGTTCgtgtgtgtgtgattctgttttTTCCACATCGGTGACCTAGTGCCTTCCATGTCCTTGGTTATGCAACTGCTGCAGGCTGGTTAACGCTGTCCTGGCCAGCACCACTGCTCTTTTCCTCCCTTGCATGGGGCTGATGTCCCGCAGAGCGTTCACCTGGCTGGGGATGAGGCAGGCAACCTCCCACCCCCAGCTCTAAGGGGTCTGCACCCCATATCTGCGTGTGTGGCTTGTGTTTCTGCCCGAACTCACAGCGGTGctgtcctcctctgctctgggtgACACTGTATATCCCCTtattgaagtgtttttttttgtttctttgttctctccccttcccctccattGTTTTTGTGGCTACAGCTGGGCTTCGCTGACCTAAATCTGGCAGAATTTGCGGGCTCTGGATCCACTGTCCGTTGCTGCTTGCTGGAAGGATACGACACCAAGAACACGCGGCAGGACAACTCCATCCTAAAGGTACGGCAGCTGGTTCTGCCACAGTGGAAATCCTGCTATTGAGTAAAAAAAGATCACAGCCAGAGTGCAGCGCTGAGCCTCAGAGATCCTGTTCTGTACGGAGAGGGTTCTGCTTTTAGGCTGCTGTCTGAGCAGGGACATTTGCTGTTATCACAGCTGCCCTTTGATGTCTTGGCATCCGTTTGGCCAAGCGATAACCcttgataacatttttttatcaTCAGAGAAAGCATGAGcttggggggggaaaaaagtctgaAGTGCACTGTCAGGGTTGCCAGGCTGGTGTCCTGCTGAGCCCCTACAGCTCGGAGCCACTGATGTCTgcttggggaagggaggggataACTGGCTAAATCCCTGGAGCTGATCTCCTTTAGGGAGGAACGGTGTCTCATTAATCTTTACGCTTAGCCCTTGACCTCCTGGCTGCTAAGTGAGGAGCTCACTGCAGGATGGCTAACTGTGGGCCTTGTTCCCTCTCTGCAGGTCACCATCGGGATGTCCTTGCTCTCGGGGGATCCCTGCTTCAAAACGTGAGTTTCTGGGTACTCCTCCTGTTCTGGGGGGACTGGGACTCCTGGTGCTTTTGCAGTCTTCTGTTGGAGACTGAAATTTCTGGGGTGGAGGAAAAGACGTCCTTGAGATAAGGAAGCATGGGGGAAAGCTCGAAAGTGATGGCCTAGGCTGTTGGATCAGCTGGTGTGGTATAGCATGACTgcttttggttggtttgttctctgctgttgtttcccagtttaaaaaataacaaaaaaaaatcagctataGGGTGGGGAAATTCTGAATTTCGGGGCCAGTGGTAATGTTGACTGGTGATAGGAGATGTGAAGGGTGACCTGCGAGAGCTGCTGAAGCATGTGGCAGTTTTCACTCCTGCTCTGTGAGATGGGATGGCAGGGGGAGTATTTTCAAATTTCCCATTTAAACTCAAACCTGATTTTCCAAATCTCTTGTATTCTTCTGAAGGACTGGGGTcatctctcttttcccttctggGGGAAGAAACAGTCTTCTTGTgtgtggtggtttgtttttttccctcctagtGTCATTGAGTTTTGGAAACTAACAGACGTTGATAATGAACTTTGTGTTTTACACGGGGGACAGTTTCTCATAGCTCTGGGGTTGGTTTTGGTGACCTCCAAGAAGGGAAAGGTCAATGAAGAAAACAGTCTTGGAAATTACCATGTTTCAGCACATAGCACTCAAAATAAAGACGCTGAATTGAAATAGCAACAAAAACAACGCGAGGCTGGAGAATTttaattctccttttcttctgcaggaaCCTAGGACCATAATTTGTATTGATTAGTAGAGAAACTGCAGTCAtacacatcttttatttttttaaatccattgtAGCAAGGAAGAATaaatgcagcagagctggagagcaGTCCTGTTGCTTTGCTAATTGTTGGGGAATCAATTAACAAATACAGCAGTGACGTGTGCCTGTACCCTGCAGTGATCCCAGCCGGTGTGCAGCAAGGTGTGTAAGTGCTGCAGGACTGCCCTGGGCTGGTGGAATATTTCCTGGAATATTTCCTGCTGACTCCCAGCAGTGTGGGAGAAGAAAGCTTTACCTTAAGGTCACCTCTCGTAGCAGCGACATTTTGGGCTAAATGGTCTAATTTTAGGAGCTGGCTTCGAGTACATCAATGAGCTTGCGTTGTTATAAAAAGCTGCCTAATTTGTATGTTGTGAATGCCTTTTCACAGTGCAGCAATATTTGTGAGCCTTTCAAACAGTAAATGCAGTGCCATCagattcagaaaaagaaatctgcttcAGAATTAAACTCTGAGCATCTTCAGTCCTAACCTTGTAATGGTAACAGATGCTTTAACAGATGTTTCCAGCCCAGGTTACTAGGATTAATTTCAATGACAAACTGAAGGGATGGCTGACAACATTTGACAAAAATACCTGTTGCTTTTTCATTGTGGAATCAAACCCCACTGTTAGTACCTGGAAATTATACAGCATCGAGCGTAAATATCCCTGTAATGTAAGTGGGGTCAGGGAAAGTCAAACCTCCGCGTTTTCTTGCAGGATTTTTGCAGTCGtccccattttttctttatatggTGATGATGTGCAAATGTCTAAAAATGGAAACTTTGCATGTAGAATAGTCCTTGATCAGGGGAGCTGTTGAGAAATGACACTCGTTAGAGGGTTAGGCAGGAACTGAGCTGGGAAGTCACTCCTGAATGTGCTCGCCGAGcacttgctttctgcagcacccagaggaACCTTCCCCTCCTGGGTGTCGTgcaggaggggagagcaggCTGCTCGCCCGACCcgacagctgctgcagcagcagtgggctTGATCGAGGCAGCAGGGGCCTTATTAGCCTGGGAAACAAGGTCCCCAAAGTACCTGGCTGTGTGTAAATCACCGCTAACACGGTTAGGGAGGTGCTCTAGTTCTTTGGTGGTTGCTCCCCTCTGCCTCAGGAGGGTGTGCCGGGGGTCTCCTGTGACCTTTGTAGCTGTCTGGCTGCTGTAAGAAATGGTTTtagctttttattctttctcccAAGCTATTTGATGGTCCCCTTGTGTAGCATCTTCCCTCGCTCACCTCAGAGCTCCAAGTGAGACGAATAAAAGTTTGGCTTTCTCGCTCCTCACTTAAAAAGCGTGGTATAAGCCATTAGTTACAGCTCGGCCTTCAGGCTAGAGGGAAGTTAGGGCTCCAGCAGGAATATTAACTTTGCCACGCTGCACATGCCGTGGCTTTGACCCAAAAACCCTCCTGCAGGAAGGGAGGGGGCTCAGGCGCTTGCAGTTCTGTCCTGGAGTCAGCATTTACAGAGGGATGTCGGGAGCACGCAGAACAACCAGAAAAACGATTCTGACAGCTGGAAAAATACTTTAGTCTCACTGAAAAGTAGTTTGATCATCagttaaaaaatggaaaggtcACTCGATGGTTGTAAAAAGCTCTCGTAGGGGTGCTGGGATAAAAGGCTTCTCTCTGACCCGGGTCAGAGAGGTGTAGCAGGATGGCGCTGGGATTTCAAGCTGGCTGAAAACAAGCTGGTTCCTGTTTGTGAGGCCGGCTGGCTGCTGGAACACGTGTTGGGGGAAAAGGGCAGCTCTGGATAATTTCCTGGAGGAGAGTGTGGTTGTCCTGTACGAATGACTGAGTGGTCGCTTTCTGCCTTAGTTTACCTCAACCTTGCTTTTCCTCGTCATCAGCAGTTTGTAAAGTGCCAGCTCTGCAGTCCGGATGTGTTATGGATTAGGGAAGACCCAAGTTTTAGGGGGGAGGGAGCAAATGGCACGCTGTGCTGTAgcctggggggctgccagcCCTTCCTCGGGGAGCTGGGGAGGCCTCGTGGCACGGTGAGAGCCCCCCGTGGGATGGGACAAGCCCTGATCCCTGCCCTGCACATCCTAACACTCTTCTCTTCCGATCGCAGGCCGCCTTCCACAGCCAAATCCATCACCATCCCGGGGCAGGACTCCACCCTGCAGCTCACCTGCAAGGGCGAGGGAACCACAAGCAGCACCAGCACTTCGGCCCCAATTGGCTCTCTGCGCCAGAGCAAGCCGCGAGCGACCATCCTCAGCTCGGGTAGGAATGCCCATCCCCGAGCCACGCAGCGCCCGGGGCTGCCTGCACACTCCCTTCTTTTTCCCACCAATTacaagcacagatttttttttaaagtttcatgATTTCCCAAACCAATCCTCAGCTCTTTACTCgtttaagaaaattaagaaaaacgAAGCTAGCTGTTAGGAGGAAGCACCAATCTTTGCCGCGTGCCTACTTGTGTTGGTGGAGATAAAGCAATTAGTTCTTTTTGCTGTGGATTTAATAATTCATGTGTCGCCCTCATCCCTGCCTTCCATTGTGTTCGGTGCCACTTAACATTGTTCTCCACTCAGCTATTTTGGTGCTCGAGCTTATCTTCTCGAAAAGTTCCTCTGAAGGTTTCAGAGGCTGGTTTAAGGTCTGATGGCCTTGTTCCAGCTGCTGATGTGGAGTTCTTTGGCTTCTGTGCGAGCCCATTTTCAAGGACACCGCATTCTCccattgccttttttccttccccgcACACTCCCAGCGTGCAGGCAGGCACACTGCACCAAAATAGCACTGTCACATCGCCTCACGCTTAGCACGGTGTGCAAGTGCTGCTCTTAAAAGGCTGGCAAATGTTACAccggggcacttctggatcaACTTGCTGCAAGAGAGGCAAGATGGGGCAAGGGCAAAGAAGCAGAGGTTATCCTGAGGTTTCAGTGCCAAGTTCGGGTGTGATTTAAATGCTAAATGCCATGGACTCTGACAAGTAATAGCAGGagtaaaataataacagaagGAGTGCCCAAATGGAGGTTATAATGCTTTACTGATAGTGGCCATTTGCTTCCATGGTGTTAGCTGTTCATAGTTATAGGTATTAAACTTCAGACACTAACTGTCCTTCTGGGTCCTTCAGGGCCCTAGAGATGCCTGTTAATTCAGGCACTGGGTGGTAGAATTAGTGATCAGAGCTTGACAGAGAACCTTTTCGTTGTCTTTTGTATTTCCAAGGTGCTTGTAGGCGCTGTGCTGGGCTGTACAACAGGCTTTGCCAGCAGACTTGCGCTTTCCTTAATCTGGTGTCCCAGGATCAGTGGTCAGTCGTAGGCAGCGGGCAAGATGCTGGCTTGGTTGTGGTGTAACCAGTGCCTTGTTTCCCAGCAGGTGTCCCAGAAGAACCCGATCAGAATCTGTCCAGCCCCGAGGAAGTCTTCCACTCGGGGCACTCGCGGAACTCCAGCTACGCCAGCCAGCAGTCCAAGATCTCTGGTAAGTGTTGCTCTGTGTGGTTCTGCCGGCAGCGGCCCcatccctttctctttcctgctgcGAGCTCTTGTGAGAGCAATTTGCAGCCATCTCTCTTACCCAGCCCTGTAATAGCAGAGTTTCCTGTTTAGTCTCTACAGATGAGTTCACTGATGCGTGCATAAACCTCAGTATCTGGGAACAGAACCGTTGGTCTGAGGCTGCCCTGCCTGTTAGCTGAGCTGCCAGGAAGGAGGTAAAACGTGGTTTGTAACCGCTCTGCCTTTGCAGGTTACAGCACGGAGCACTCCCGTTCCTCCAGCATGTCGGACCTGACCCACCGCCGCAATacctccaccagcagcagcgcGTCCGGAGGGCTCAGCATGACGGTGGAGTGCCCCGAGGGAGAGCGTGACCACAAGCTAGAGAAGCCTCCCCGGCCCCCCAGACCAGCTCTTCTGCTGGACAGACCCTCTCGGTAGGTAACTGGTGCAAAGCCCCTTTGGAAAGGAGAGACAGAACCTACTCCTTGGTCTTCAAGCAGCAGTAAAGTGGAAGTAGTCACTGGGAGGCAGGCTGTTGCTCAAAGAAGCAAGAGAGCATCTGAAAGTCTGTCTTGACAGGCTGAgtaagttttccttttattttttctccccaggaGGAAAAAGGATTCGGTGGAGAGTCATCCAACCCGAGTGGATGACACGAGGATCGATGCGGACGATATAGTGGAGAAGATAATGCAGAGTCAGGACTTCACAGATGTCAGCAATACTGAAGGTGAGAGGATGATCCTCACAGGGGAGGTCTTGGCTTTTCCTTTAGCAAGGCTGCCAAGCTTTTACAGAGCCACATCTGATCTGTTGTAGGCTCCCTTCCCCACttgacagtattttctttcagtgcttgCTAGGTGTTTCTGTGGTAGATACAGAAACCATGTGGATTTGAGTGCTGCGGTTTTTGCAAACGGTCAAGCCTAGAAATCGGTTTAGCCTAGAAATCAATCTCATATCCTTTATCTAGTGTGTTTTTTCAATAAGTTTTAAACCTGAGCTTAACTTCTTGTTAGTACTTCTACAGATTACTGTTAGTCACCTTAAATCACTGGATTTGATATTAAATCACATGGGGATCTCCACCTCACTCAGCATGGGTTTAAACTAGGCTGAGTACAGCCACCTCTTGCCAGCAGAACAGGctgaatttcttttccagtgatgAGCCTACAAAAAAGACTCATGGGAGCCCCACAGTTTACCTGTTTAGATGTGTTAAAGCTGACCCAAAAACTTACATCAGTGGAATTGCCTCGAAAGAAGCAGCCGGAGGAATGTCATCGCATTCATTTCCCTGCTTTTACTCTTCCAAAACTCAGTGTTGTGCTTGATTTGTACGTGAGGCTCCCTTTTAAAGCAAGAAGAGTTCCCGAGGGCCCTATTACTATGGGAACACCAGAAAGCGTGCGTATGGATTCACAGAAATACACTTGTTCCTGTGCTGAACATTGTGTAACGCACCTGGGAGAGGGGCACCTGGCAACCAGCAGGAGCTCTGGATTTTGATACCTGCTTCCTTCTCTGTCTGCAGATAGCAACCTGAGGTTGTTCGTGAGCAGAGACGGAACGACGACACTGAGCGGTATTCAGCTGGGAAACAGGTAGGTTTCCTGCAAGCCTGCAGACAGCGAGGCTCCAGAGAGATTAGTTGGCTGTTTGTACCCAGGAAACTTTCACCTTTGTTACGGGAGAGATTTCTGAACATCACGTGCTGCCCGGTGGCTTTATTCCCACATTAACGCCCCCAGGTGTCATGCTGACAGGCTGCAGCCACGCTGGAGTGCAAGTGAATTGTCAGTAGAAGCTCATAGGGATAATTTGATCCCGGTTAGTAGATCCAAGAGCAGAAGTAAGTGAGGagtaaaaggacaaaatggtAGAGGTTGGTTCCTGTTTGCTTCCGCACCCGACCGAAGGCAGGGAGCTTTGCCTCCTGCTGGACTACAGCAAAACTGCAGCAGCTTGTTCCATTgtcccttctccctgccccctCCGTCTGTGTCAAGGGCTTTTTCTCTTGTGAAAGACTTCTGGACAAATAAAACTTTGTCTCGCTGCAATAGCCCTTAACGTCGTGCATTGACTGGCTGCGTTTGCCAAGCTTTGTAGCACCtttgtaggaagaaaagcagtaatGGTGAACACAGAGATGCGTCAGGTCGGTGGTAAAATTGGAAGCAGAGCCAGGAACGCTGGCTCTCTGCACAGtgtgctccctccccagccctttcctctgccttctAGAAGGATTTATGTGCTACACCCAGCTCTTTCAAGTGCTCTAGTGTTAGCTTGCCACGTAGCTGTCTGTTTTGTGTTATGTGCGTTGACGTCCCGCCAGCCTGACTcgttattttcagtattttgtgtgAGGTTAGAGGGCGATGTTCATGAGCTGAGAGCTCTGAATAGAGGCTTGTTTGCTCTGAGCGACCGAGGAAAATAACCtggctttctcctcctcttcccctctgcctcctcagGGTCTCATCTGGAGTTTACGAGCCAGTGGTGATTGAAACCCACTAAATGTGAAGAACAGGGTAGAGCTGCTGGAAACAGGCCCCCTACCCGGTCCGCTGCCACATGGATGCCAACCTTTACCTCTCTTCATGCAGCATTCCAGAAGGGATTTCTCCACGCCCCTCCCCGTACGTTTGCACTGCAGAACCACTCCGAGACCACTCCAGACCGTGCACTTTCCCTGTCGGCAGTACCCTCCTCGCTTCCCAGTTCTTCCAGTGCCTGCCCTCCCCTGTTCCCGAGCAGACACCAGGTGTCTGTTGGACGTATCCTTGGTCCTAGAGGACGTTGTTCTTCTGCACCCCTCGTTCCACCCATCCATTCGCAACAGGGGGCGTCTCAGCTTTTGTCTCCCCAAAACGTTGGGTTATACCACTGTGAACTCTTCAAACCactgggggagggggaaacCATTGCAACCAAACCAAGAGCTGCTTGTTGGTGACACGGTGGAAGGGCCGCTTGCAGGGTGCTTCATGCATCGGCTCCGCACGGGAGCGTCACCTTCCAAAAGGCAACAGTTTTACTGACCGAGGGGTGCTGTGGTGTGCACTTCACCTGGCTGCCCTCACATCCCCAGACAGCTTCTCATAGGAAATATCTCCCGAAagtgcatttcagaaaattactgCGGTCCAGATGGGAGCTGATTAAATGGTTAAATGCTTGTTATACCACTAACTGCATCGTGCCCTTCCACTGCTGGGCATGGAAGGGCAGTGCTCACCTATTAGCATTACCAGGAGCACTTTACAGGTTCCAGATTTTACCTGGAGGAGGCTTAGACTGGCTTTTCCAGGGTTGTAATCCACATTTGCTGGACTGATTCAGCAAATAGTTACTGTTGGAGCTTGGAATTCAaagcctctttttctctctttttttttttggctcaggAAGGGAGCTGCCCTTCTTGGACTGTGAAAAGATTCTCGTTATCTGACGGCCTCCCCGGGCCGTGCAGTTACCCGCAGTGGTCTctctggtggtggtggtaacAATTGCCTCTCTGGGCCGGGGCCAGTACGGGAGCTGGTGTTGGGTGGCCTCTCTTGACCTGTCAGCAGGGATCTGCGCCTGAGCTGGTTCCTttaggggctggggagcagtaGGGCAAGGTGAAGCCCCCGTCTGTGCCCTCAGAGGTAGGACGGATGTTTCCTGCCATGTTAGCCACAGCAGCCGGTCCTACCTGCTCCGTGGTGAGCCAGCTCTGACAAGGCTTcaaactctttttctgcttgctcCTTCAATTGTTCCTCTTTGGGATTTCTCTGCAGTTGCCTGACACTCGAGCTGCCTCCTTGGCAGAGA
This region of Anas acuta chromosome 20, bAnaAcu1.1, whole genome shotgun sequence genomic DNA includes:
- the EEIG1 gene encoding early estrogen-induced gene 1 protein isoform X1, whose protein sequence is MAFLMKKKKFKFQTSFTLEELTAVPFVNGVLFCKIRLLDGGDFASLSTREEVQENCVRWKKKFTFVCKMSANPATGLLDPCICRVSVRKELKGGKTYSKLGFADLNLAEFAGSGSTVRCCLLEGYDTKNTRQDNSILKVTIGMSLLSGDPCFKTPPSTAKSITIPGQDSTLQLTCKGEGTTSSTSTSAPIGSLRQSKPRATILSSAGVPEEPDQNLSSPEEVFHSGHSRNSSYASQQSKISGYSTEHSRSSSMSDLTHRRNTSTSSSASGGLSMTVECPEGERDHKLEKPPRPPRPALLLDRPSRRKKDSVESHPTRVDDTRIDADDIVEKIMQSQDFTDVSNTEDSNLRLFVSRDGTTTLSGIQLGNRVSSGVYEPVVIETH
- the EEIG1 gene encoding early estrogen-induced gene 1 protein isoform X2 — encoded protein: MAFLMKKKKFKFQTSFTLEELTAVPFVNGVLFCKIRLLDGGDFASLSTREEVQENCVRWKKKFTFVCKMSANPATGLLDPCICRVSVRKELKGGKTYSKLGFADLNLAEFAGSGSTVRCCLLEGYDTKNTRQDNSILKVTIGMSLLSGDPCFKTPPSTAKSITIPGQDSTLQLTCKGEGTTSSTSTSAPIGSLRQSKPRATILSSGVPEEPDQNLSSPEEVFHSGHSRNSSYASQQSKISGYSTEHSRSSSMSDLTHRRNTSTSSSASGGLSMTVECPEGERDHKLEKPPRPPRPALLLDRPSRRKKDSVESHPTRVDDTRIDADDIVEKIMQSQDFTDVSNTEDSNLRLFVSRDGTTTLSGIQLGNRVSSGVYEPVVIETH